A genomic segment from Candidatus Neomarinimicrobiota bacterium encodes:
- the ispD gene encoding 2-C-methyl-D-erythritol 4-phosphate cytidylyltransferase, whose amino-acid sequence MSTQENTAIIVAAGSGSRLGSEKPKQFLLLADREILSYSVQTFLDHPEIGEVIIVTAAAYLEHVSIHYPDCHVVLGGPNRQDSVFNGLRACSRDTKIVLIHDAARPLIPARVIDDCLKQLKTFDGTAPAIKPVDTIVQLKGNEFQNLERDKLRIVQTPQCFHLDVLRQAHASGKTDTDEMGLVKQTIPSARLGYIDGAPEAMKVTNPQDIILLEFYAKTV is encoded by the coding sequence ATGAGCACGCAAGAGAATACAGCTATCATTGTGGCTGCCGGAAGTGGAAGTCGGCTTGGGTCCGAAAAGCCAAAGCAATTTCTGCTATTAGCTGATCGGGAGATATTGAGTTATTCTGTCCAGACTTTTCTCGATCATCCAGAAATAGGTGAAGTTATCATCGTCACTGCTGCTGCCTATCTGGAACATGTTTCAATTCATTACCCTGACTGCCATGTCGTATTGGGCGGACCCAATCGTCAGGATTCAGTTTTTAACGGACTTCGTGCATGTTCACGGGACACAAAGATCGTTCTCATCCATGATGCTGCCCGGCCCCTGATTCCCGCGCGAGTTATTGATGATTGTCTAAAACAACTGAAAACATTTGACGGCACTGCCCCGGCTATAAAACCAGTGGACACAATTGTCCAGCTCAAAGGTAACGAATTTCAAAATTTGGAGCGAGATAAGCTCAGAATTGTTCAGACACCCCAATGCTTTCACCTGGATGTTCTACGTCAAGCCCACGCTTCAGGCAAGACTGATACAGACGAAATGGGACTGGTTAAACAAACCATCCCTTCTGCTCGCCTGGGCTACATAGACGGTGCTCCTGAAGCCATGAAAGTTACCAACCCGCAGGATATCATTTTATTGGAATTCTACGCTAAAACTGTGTAG